TGTTGACCACGGCCCCGCCGCCGCCCTGCGCGAGCATCTGCCGCAGCGCGGCGCGGGTGCACCGGAACGTCCCGGTGAGCGTCACGTCCAGCACCCGGGACCACTCCTCGTCGGTCATCTCGACGACCGGGCGGGTGCCGCCGAGTCCGGCGTTGTTGATCATCACGTCGAGCCGTCCACAGTGGTCGACCGCGGCCGCGATCAGCGCCTGCACGGCGGATTCGTCGGTCACGTCGCACGGCGCCGCCCACACCCGGTCGCCGTACGCCTCGGCGAGCTGCTCGTGGGTCTCGGCCAGGCGGCGGGCGTGCTGGTCGCTGATCACCACCTCGGCGCCCTCCTCCAGGCACCGTTGGGCGGCCGCCGAGCCGATGCCGGTGCCGGCCGCGGCGGTGACCACGACGACCTTGCCGGCCAACAGGTCGTG
This genomic stretch from Phytohabitans rumicis harbors:
- a CDS encoding SDR family oxidoreductase, whose amino-acid sequence is MKGHDLLAGKVVVVTAAAGTGIGSAAAQRCLEEGAEVVISDQHARRLAETHEQLAEAYGDRVWAAPCDVTDESAVQALIAAAVDHCGRLDVMINNAGLGGTRPVVEMTDEEWSRVLDVTLTGTFRCTRAALRQMLAQGGGGAVVNNASVLGWRAQPGQAHYAAAKAGVMAFTRCAALDVASHGIRVNAVAPSLAMHPFLAKVTSEELLAKLAGQEAFGRAAEPWEVANVMVFLASDYASYLTGEVVSVSSQHP